One window of Xanthomonas sp. 10-10 genomic DNA carries:
- a CDS encoding aspartyl/asparaginyl beta-hydroxylase domain-containing protein produces the protein MAVKVGQVNERIAELAQEAGAAASTGDWQQAEALWQRVRQLAPTHPQALYSLGVHAYQRGDTQAAIAYLDGARAASPADPMVALTIAVVKQAQGDLDGEWQAIAAALALDPYFLPGLLAKAEFLEARGRPRAAAGVYRDALTVAPPQPHWPAVLRHKLARASRAVEHDTLELEAQLRTALQVPRQSVNAALQGRWDEAAAIAIGRSRPFHSQSNRLLIPRLPALPFHDPAAFPWVDAVQRQTDAIAQELRAVMAADSGGFAPYIAYAPDQPVNQWKELNHSLAWSSYPLWQHGQPVEAHLRKCPATAAALAAVDAAQIAGVCPNAMFSVLAPQTVIPPHHGETNARLVAHLPLIVPEGCSFRVGYDWRHWEIGKVLVFDDSIEHEARNESMQARVVLIFDVWNPQLSEEERAMVNAMEATIARHRAG, from the coding sequence ATGGCGGTAAAGGTCGGGCAGGTGAACGAGCGGATTGCCGAACTCGCGCAGGAGGCCGGTGCCGCAGCATCGACAGGGGACTGGCAGCAAGCCGAGGCGTTATGGCAGCGCGTGCGTCAATTGGCGCCGACGCACCCGCAGGCGCTGTATAGCCTGGGGGTTCACGCTTACCAGCGCGGCGACACGCAGGCCGCCATCGCGTACCTGGACGGCGCGCGGGCAGCCAGCCCGGCCGATCCGATGGTCGCGTTGACCATTGCCGTGGTGAAGCAGGCGCAGGGTGACCTGGACGGCGAATGGCAGGCCATTGCCGCTGCGCTGGCGCTGGATCCCTACTTTTTACCTGGCCTGCTGGCGAAAGCCGAGTTTCTGGAGGCGCGTGGCAGGCCGCGTGCCGCTGCCGGTGTCTACCGCGACGCCTTGACGGTTGCACCACCCCAACCACACTGGCCGGCCGTTCTGCGCCACAAACTCGCACGCGCCAGTCGGGCAGTGGAGCACGACACCTTGGAACTGGAGGCGCAGCTACGGACCGCGCTGCAGGTGCCGCGTCAGTCGGTGAATGCTGCGCTGCAGGGGCGGTGGGATGAGGCGGCGGCGATCGCAATCGGCCGATCCCGCCCCTTCCATTCCCAGTCCAACCGCCTGCTCATTCCGCGCTTGCCTGCATTGCCCTTCCATGACCCGGCGGCGTTTCCCTGGGTCGATGCAGTGCAGAGACAGACCGATGCCATCGCACAGGAGCTGCGTGCCGTCATGGCGGCCGACAGCGGCGGATTTGCGCCCTATATCGCCTACGCACCCGATCAGCCGGTGAATCAGTGGAAAGAACTCAACCACTCGCTGGCATGGAGCTCATACCCGCTCTGGCAACATGGGCAGCCTGTGGAGGCCCATCTACGAAAGTGTCCTGCAACCGCTGCCGCACTGGCAGCAGTCGATGCTGCACAGATTGCCGGTGTCTGCCCCAATGCGATGTTTTCGGTATTGGCGCCGCAGACGGTGATTCCCCCGCACCATGGCGAGACCAATGCGCGCCTGGTGGCGCACCTGCCGTTGATCGTGCCGGAAGGTTGCAGCTTCCGGGTGGGTTACGACTGGCGGCATTGGGAGATCGGCAAGGTCCTCGTGTTCGATGACTCGATCGAGCACGAAGCGCGCAACGAGAGCATGCAGGCGCGTGTCGTGCTGATCTTCGACGTGTGGAATCCTCAGTTGAGCGAGGAAGAGCGCGCCATGGTCAATGCCATGGAAGCGACCATCGCACGCCACCGCGCTGGATGA
- a CDS encoding sulfotransferase — protein MTEIEPQSILRDGYQLLRQGRYRDAVALAEDACARHRDDAHLLELASEAWLANGDPDAAAERIARAAAVAVSPVPLLIKYGSLLVQLRRRDEARRVARQAQALSAADGAALWQIGTLHSGCQDVVAARDAYRQALTLLGEQPRLMYDLATMQFFSGEFDAAERILDRLLQLVPNAGDALYLRASLRRQTTQQNHLEDLHRRLASASFDAQARPAALFALSKELEDLGRHEESFQTLTIAAASKRATLRYDVAAECARIAEIGDAYGPEALQTLRSGQGGEGVIFIVGLPRSGTTLLERLLVQHADARSAGELMDFGALLGAATSPILSSNPMLTAAQASLQIDFAALGEDYLRGAREVVHGHRLLIDKMPINYLYCGMIATALPKARIIHLVRDPLDTCYAMYKTLFYNAYPFSYALDEIGEYYLAYQQTMRHWHALLPGKILDVHYEELVRDTGEQIARVLQWCGLASREAVPEMTEVAFVTASAAQVRGEVHQRSVHGSRRHLSALGTLVKRLQIAGIEVPTAR, from the coding sequence TTGACCGAAATCGAGCCCCAAAGCATCCTGCGTGACGGCTACCAGTTGTTGCGCCAAGGCCGCTATCGCGATGCGGTTGCACTGGCAGAGGATGCTTGTGCGCGCCATCGCGATGATGCGCATCTGCTTGAGTTGGCTAGCGAAGCCTGGCTGGCGAACGGCGATCCGGACGCCGCGGCCGAGCGCATCGCGCGTGCTGCAGCGGTTGCGGTGTCGCCGGTACCTCTCCTGATCAAGTACGGCAGCTTGCTGGTGCAGCTGCGCCGCCGCGACGAGGCGCGGCGCGTGGCCCGCCAGGCGCAGGCACTGTCGGCGGCGGACGGAGCTGCGCTGTGGCAGATCGGCACGCTTCATAGCGGCTGCCAGGACGTGGTTGCCGCACGCGACGCCTACCGGCAGGCGCTGACATTGCTCGGAGAGCAGCCGCGACTGATGTACGACCTTGCGACGATGCAATTTTTCAGCGGTGAGTTCGATGCTGCAGAGCGCATTCTGGATCGGTTGTTGCAGCTGGTGCCCAACGCCGGCGATGCGTTGTATCTGCGTGCCAGTTTGCGACGGCAGACCACGCAGCAGAACCACCTGGAGGATCTGCATCGCAGGTTGGCATCAGCCTCGTTCGATGCGCAGGCAAGGCCGGCAGCCCTTTTTGCACTGTCCAAGGAGCTGGAAGATCTTGGCCGGCACGAGGAGTCGTTTCAGACACTGACGATCGCCGCTGCCAGCAAGCGCGCGACCTTGCGGTACGACGTCGCTGCCGAGTGCGCACGGATCGCGGAGATAGGCGACGCCTACGGTCCGGAAGCGTTGCAGACGCTGCGCTCGGGGCAGGGTGGCGAGGGCGTCATCTTCATCGTCGGCTTGCCGCGCTCGGGCACCACGCTGCTTGAACGGCTACTCGTACAGCACGCTGACGCCCGTTCGGCAGGGGAGTTGATGGACTTCGGTGCGCTGCTGGGAGCTGCGACGTCGCCAATACTGTCAAGCAACCCGATGCTGACCGCGGCACAGGCATCGTTGCAGATCGATTTTGCCGCGCTCGGTGAGGATTACCTTCGCGGCGCGCGTGAGGTCGTTCATGGGCACCGGCTGTTGATCGACAAGATGCCGATCAACTATCTCTACTGCGGAATGATCGCAACCGCCTTGCCGAAGGCGCGCATCATCCACCTGGTCCGGGATCCGCTCGATACCTGCTACGCCATGTACAAAACCCTGTTCTACAACGCTTATCCGTTTTCTTACGCGCTTGACGAAATTGGCGAGTATTACCTGGCATATCAGCAGACGATGCGTCACTGGCATGCGCTGCTTCCGGGGAAGATCTTGGACGTGCACTACGAAGAGCTGGTACGCGATACGGGCGAACAGATTGCTCGGGTGTTGCAGTGGTGCGGGCTTGCCTCGCGCGAGGCCGTGCCTGAGATGACGGAAGTGGCCTTTGTCACTGCAAGTGCGGCGCAGGTACGCGGAGAGGTTCATCAGCGCTCGGTACATGGCTCACGCCGGCATCTGTCTGCACTCGGCACGCTCGTGAAGCGGTTGCAGATAGCAGGCATTGAAGTGCCGACGGCCAGGTGA
- a CDS encoding enoyl-CoA hydratase/isomerase family protein, producing MAEASATDEAPVLFEQRDCADGHRIGIATLNAPKTLNGLSLQMTRLLDAQLQVWADDAQIACVVLRGAGDKALCAGGDLHGLYQSMRAHRDAVPDAAQRCARPQDNPHAAAFFEEEYRLDHRIHTYAKPLLCWGHGIVMGGGIGLMSGASHRVVTERSRLAMPEISVGLFPDVGGSWLLRRVPHGAGLFLALTGAPLNASDAIYAGLADVRLEHAQYSAVLDALSAHAWTGDAGIDREQLGTFLQGIAQPLEPGPLQLHAALIAQLVAADTLEQVVDAIQALQSEDSWLQAARASLAAGSPGSARLAWELQRHPGTATLADTFRTEYVVALHAAAHGDFAEGIRALLIDKDRQPQWQPASLSEADTQWAAAFFNAPWPAAQHPLADLGVYQT from the coding sequence ATGGCGGAGGCAAGCGCAACCGACGAGGCGCCGGTGCTGTTCGAGCAGCGCGATTGTGCCGACGGGCATCGCATCGGGATCGCAACCTTGAATGCGCCCAAGACGCTCAATGGCCTTTCGCTGCAGATGACCCGGCTGCTGGATGCGCAGCTGCAGGTGTGGGCCGACGATGCGCAGATTGCCTGCGTGGTGCTGCGTGGCGCCGGCGACAAGGCGTTGTGCGCTGGCGGCGATCTGCACGGGCTGTACCAGAGCATGCGCGCGCATCGCGATGCGGTGCCCGATGCGGCCCAGCGCTGCGCACGGCCGCAGGACAATCCGCATGCCGCCGCATTCTTCGAAGAGGAATATCGGCTGGATCACCGCATCCATACCTATGCCAAGCCGCTGCTGTGCTGGGGGCATGGGATCGTCATGGGCGGTGGAATCGGCCTGATGTCCGGCGCCAGCCATCGCGTGGTCACCGAGCGTTCTCGCCTGGCCATGCCCGAGATCAGCGTCGGCCTGTTTCCCGACGTGGGCGGCAGCTGGTTGTTGCGACGCGTGCCGCACGGCGCTGGCCTGTTTCTCGCCTTGACCGGCGCGCCGCTCAATGCCAGCGATGCCATCTACGCCGGCCTGGCCGACGTGCGTCTGGAACATGCCCAATACAGCGCCGTGCTGGACGCGTTGAGCGCGCACGCTTGGACCGGCGACGCCGGCATCGACCGCGAGCAGTTGGGCACGTTTTTACAGGGCATCGCGCAGCCGCTGGAACCGGGCCCGCTGCAACTGCATGCGGCATTGATCGCGCAACTGGTGGCCGCCGACACGCTGGAGCAGGTGGTCGATGCGATCCAGGCCCTGCAAAGCGAGGACAGTTGGCTGCAGGCTGCACGTGCGAGCCTGGCCGCTGGCTCACCCGGTTCGGCACGGCTGGCATGGGAGCTGCAACGTCATCCCGGCACCGCCACACTGGCCGATACCTTCCGCACCGAGTACGTAGTGGCGCTGCATGCCGCCGCCCACGGCGATTTTGCCGAAGGCATCCGTGCGCTGCTGATCGACAAGGATCGCCAGCCGCAGTGGCAGCCGGCATCGCTGAGCGAAGCGGATACGCAATGGGCGGCGGCTTTCTTCAATGCGCCGTGGCCGGCTGCGCAGCATCCGTTGGCAGATCTTGGTGTGTATCAGACATGA
- a CDS encoding type VI secretion protein: MPTCKSLGTLLMVCATSAAAQQVTTHACASVPDPLPRLACYDASFPPSPEVRAAEAGRGLREFGRNPAQASAMSPVKPPAQVSATVVTVTYRADGTRVVVLDTRQRWALTEATSRGHLAEGDAVTIRTAAMGSYMLVTPGGVALRARRLD; encoded by the coding sequence ATGCCCACGTGCAAATCCCTCGGAACCCTGCTGATGGTGTGCGCAACGAGCGCGGCGGCGCAGCAGGTGACCACGCATGCCTGTGCGTCGGTGCCCGATCCGTTGCCACGGCTGGCCTGTTACGACGCGAGCTTCCCGCCATCGCCTGAAGTGCGCGCCGCTGAAGCCGGCAGGGGGCTACGCGAATTCGGCCGCAACCCGGCGCAGGCATCGGCGATGTCGCCGGTAAAGCCGCCAGCACAGGTGAGCGCCACCGTGGTCACGGTGACCTATCGAGCCGACGGCACTCGCGTGGTTGTGCTGGATACACGGCAGCGCTGGGCGCTGACAGAAGCCACCAGCCGCGGTCATCTGGCCGAGGGCGATGCAGTGACAATTCGCACGGCTGCGATGGGGAGCTACATGTTGGTCACCCCGGGCGGCGTCGCACTGCGGGCCCGCCGCCTCGATTGA
- a CDS encoding enoyl-CoA hydratase — protein sequence MSTWEGRVHAGLQVERDGHVAIVTLSNPPANTWTVQSLAALRDLVHTLDADRSVYALVITGEGEKFFSAGADLKQFADGDKAAAREAARRFGEAFEALSAFRGVSIAAINGYAMGGGLECALACDLRIAEQQAHLALPEASVGLLPCAGGTQNLPRLVGEGWAKRMILLGERIDAATAHRIGLVEEVVGKGESRALAVAWAQRAGKQSPVSVAACKRLVQSTRHGTHAAALVAEREAFVDLFEQADQAEGVAAFLEKRAPQWSKR from the coding sequence ATGAGCACTTGGGAAGGACGCGTGCATGCCGGCCTGCAGGTCGAGCGCGATGGGCATGTGGCCATCGTCACGCTGAGCAACCCGCCGGCCAACACCTGGACCGTGCAGAGCCTGGCTGCCTTGCGCGATCTGGTGCATACGCTCGATGCCGACCGCAGCGTGTACGCGCTGGTCATCACGGGCGAGGGCGAAAAGTTCTTCAGCGCCGGCGCCGACCTCAAGCAGTTTGCCGACGGCGACAAGGCCGCCGCGCGGGAGGCCGCGCGTCGCTTTGGCGAAGCGTTCGAGGCGTTGAGCGCCTTCCGTGGCGTGTCGATCGCCGCCATCAACGGCTATGCCATGGGCGGCGGTCTGGAATGCGCGCTGGCCTGCGACCTGCGCATCGCCGAACAGCAGGCGCACCTGGCGCTGCCGGAAGCCAGCGTCGGGTTGTTGCCATGCGCGGGCGGCACGCAGAACCTGCCGCGCCTGGTCGGCGAAGGCTGGGCCAAGCGCATGATCCTGCTGGGCGAGCGCATCGATGCCGCCACCGCCCACCGTATCGGCCTGGTGGAGGAGGTGGTGGGCAAGGGTGAGTCGCGCGCGCTGGCGGTAGCCTGGGCGCAGCGTGCCGGCAAGCAGAGCCCGGTGAGCGTGGCGGCCTGCAAGCGTCTGGTGCAATCCACCCGGCATGGCACGCACGCTGCCGCGTTGGTGGCCGAGCGCGAAGCCTTCGTTGACCTGTTCGAACAGGCCGACCAGGCCGAAGGTGTTGCCGCATTCTTGGAAAAGCGCGCACCGCAGTGGAGCAAGCGCTGA
- a CDS encoding cation diffusion facilitator family transporter → MGHDHSHAPSEIRHEAPLWWALGLTAAFLVAEVIGAFVSNSLALLSDAAHMATDTLGLMIALLAVRLSRRPADARRTYGYVRLEALGALVNGALLFGVGAYILWEAAQRFRAPQDISSNGMLLIAGFGLVINLVAMKLLHAGSGESLNVKGAYLEVWSDMLGSVAVIIGALLIRWTGWQWIDPVLAVLIGLWVLPRTWVLLREAINVLLEGVPKGIDLAQVRQALTSYPGVDDVHDLHVWALASSTPALTAHVVVGDSTDRDRLRDALGTLLHDRFDIAHVTLQVESGDCGTEPCGTPKGASGAAHDDHHGHAHGHGGHSH, encoded by the coding sequence ATGGGACACGATCACAGCCACGCACCCAGCGAAATCCGCCACGAAGCACCGTTGTGGTGGGCGCTCGGGCTCACTGCCGCCTTTCTGGTGGCCGAGGTCATCGGCGCCTTCGTGTCCAACAGCCTGGCGCTGCTGTCGGATGCGGCGCACATGGCCACCGACACGCTCGGTCTGATGATCGCGCTGCTCGCGGTGCGGCTGAGCCGGCGCCCGGCGGACGCGCGTCGCACCTACGGCTATGTCCGTCTCGAAGCCTTGGGTGCCCTGGTCAATGGCGCGCTGTTGTTCGGTGTGGGCGCCTATATCCTTTGGGAGGCCGCACAACGCTTCCGCGCGCCGCAGGACATTTCCTCCAACGGCATGCTGCTGATCGCCGGCTTCGGCCTGGTGATCAACCTGGTCGCGATGAAGCTGCTGCATGCCGGCAGCGGCGAGAGCCTCAACGTCAAGGGCGCATACCTGGAAGTCTGGAGCGACATGCTCGGCTCGGTGGCGGTGATCATCGGCGCCTTGCTGATCCGCTGGACCGGCTGGCAGTGGATCGACCCGGTACTGGCCGTGCTGATCGGCCTATGGGTGCTGCCACGTACCTGGGTGCTGCTGCGCGAGGCGATCAACGTCCTGCTCGAAGGCGTCCCCAAAGGCATCGACCTGGCGCAGGTCCGTCAGGCCTTGACCAGCTATCCCGGCGTCGACGATGTGCACGACCTGCACGTCTGGGCCCTGGCCTCCAGCACGCCGGCACTCACCGCGCACGTGGTGGTCGGTGACAGCACCGACCGCGATCGCCTGCGCGACGCCCTCGGCACGCTGCTGCACGACCGTTTCGACATCGCCCACGTCACCTTGCAGGTGGAAAGCGGCGATTGCGGTACCGAACCCTGCGGCACGCCGAAGGGCGCGTCGGGCGCCGCACATGACGATCACCACGGGCACGCGCATGGGCATGGCGGACATTCCCACTGA
- the mmsB gene encoding 3-hydroxyisobutyrate dehydrogenase encodes MEIDTMIKIAFIGLGNMGGPMAANLIKAGHQLRVFDLVQGALDAASAAGAHAAGSAPDTLADAEIVISMLPASRHVEGLYLGDGGILAQIPDGALVIDCSTIAPVSARKVADAARARGLAMLDAPVSGGTAGAAAGTLTFIVGGAADALERARPVLESMGKNIFHVGDNGAGQVAKLCNNMALGVIMAATGEALALGVAQGLDPAVLSQMMAVSTGRSWATEVCNPWPGVLPNAPASRGYSGGFGNDLMLKDLGLVAESAVQAGVSIPLGELARNLYAMNSQAGNGALDFSSVVKLVAKV; translated from the coding sequence GTGGAGATCGACACGATGATCAAGATCGCTTTTATCGGCCTGGGCAACATGGGGGGGCCGATGGCCGCCAACCTGATCAAGGCCGGCCACCAGCTACGCGTCTTCGATCTGGTGCAGGGCGCACTGGATGCGGCATCGGCCGCCGGCGCGCACGCAGCAGGCTCGGCGCCCGACACCCTGGCCGATGCCGAGATCGTCATCTCGATGCTGCCGGCCAGCCGGCATGTCGAAGGCTTGTATCTGGGCGATGGCGGCATCCTGGCGCAGATTCCCGACGGCGCGCTGGTGATCGACTGCAGCACCATCGCGCCGGTTTCCGCACGCAAGGTGGCCGATGCCGCACGCGCGCGCGGGCTGGCGATGCTGGACGCGCCGGTGTCCGGTGGCACCGCAGGCGCCGCCGCCGGCACGCTGACCTTCATCGTCGGCGGTGCCGCCGACGCGCTGGAACGCGCTCGCCCGGTACTGGAGTCCATGGGCAAGAACATTTTCCATGTCGGCGACAACGGTGCCGGTCAGGTCGCCAAGCTGTGCAACAACATGGCGCTGGGCGTGATCATGGCTGCCACCGGCGAAGCGCTGGCGCTTGGCGTGGCGCAGGGCCTGGACCCGGCGGTGCTGTCGCAGATGATGGCGGTCAGCACCGGCCGCAGCTGGGCCACCGAGGTCTGCAATCCCTGGCCTGGCGTGCTGCCCAACGCGCCGGCTTCGCGCGGATACAGCGGTGGTTTCGGCAACGACCTGATGCTCAAGGACCTGGGCCTGGTGGCCGAATCCGCAGTGCAGGCCGGCGTGTCGATTCCGCTCGGCGAGCTGGCACGCAACCTGTACGCCATGAACAGCCAGGCCGGCAACGGTGCGCTGGATTTTTCCAGCGTGGTCAAGCTTGTGGCCAAGGTGTGA
- a CDS encoding sulfotransferase, which yields MNASLQQATKLLQQGHLQQATEAYRQVLQAQPRCADAWYNLGYLLRRHGDAIGALDAYGQALRCGASEPEQIHLNRAALLSDHLHQDGLALEELGLALQCHPDYPPALLNLGNLHEEMGARDQAIAAYARLVAIAGADTSIHALQLQANARLLHLDPPAHAQDPRLARLAHVVASPGQEAALSAIVLHALAQAYDRLGLHQRAFETASAANRDGYAQARRYDPTQTQQRFSHIRTVFADGARLSERSAPFTEQNGPAPLFICGMFRSGSTLLEQVLSRHPCIAAGGELDALPRLVAQALSPFPQAAQDLPAQTRAQLAASYRQRVALSVPQHAQLRYITDKRLDNFELIGLIKQLFPSARIVHTRRHPLDNGLSIFMQQLNPHRFGYAGRLDDIGHFYGASTQLMQHWLSLYPDSIHSFDYDAFVAAPEPTLRALLDFLKLPWEPQCLEFHRARNAVRTASYWQVRRPLHAEASGRWRAYAAQLGPLRQALAAAGVAIDD from the coding sequence TTGAACGCCTCTTTGCAGCAGGCCACAAAACTCCTGCAGCAGGGACATCTGCAGCAGGCAACCGAGGCCTATCGACAGGTGCTGCAAGCACAGCCCCGCTGCGCCGATGCCTGGTACAACCTGGGTTACCTGCTCCGCCGTCATGGCGACGCAATCGGGGCACTCGATGCTTACGGGCAGGCCCTGCGCTGCGGCGCCTCGGAGCCGGAGCAGATTCACCTCAACCGTGCCGCACTGTTGAGCGACCATCTGCATCAGGATGGGCTGGCGCTCGAAGAACTCGGGCTTGCGCTGCAGTGCCATCCGGATTATCCGCCGGCGCTGCTCAACCTCGGCAACCTGCATGAGGAAATGGGCGCGCGCGATCAAGCGATCGCGGCCTATGCCCGACTTGTTGCGATCGCTGGCGCCGACACATCCATCCACGCGCTGCAACTGCAGGCGAACGCGCGATTGCTGCACCTGGACCCACCCGCGCATGCGCAGGATCCGCGCCTGGCCAGGCTTGCCCATGTTGTGGCGTCGCCGGGCCAGGAGGCAGCGTTGTCGGCCATTGTCTTGCACGCGCTTGCGCAGGCTTACGATCGCCTGGGGCTGCACCAGCGCGCATTCGAGACTGCAAGCGCGGCCAACCGTGATGGCTACGCACAGGCACGCCGCTACGACCCCACCCAGACGCAACAGCGTTTCAGCCATATCCGCACCGTGTTTGCCGACGGCGCCAGGTTGAGCGAGCGCTCTGCTCCGTTCACCGAGCAGAACGGACCGGCGCCGCTGTTCATCTGCGGCATGTTCCGCTCCGGCTCCACATTGCTCGAACAAGTGCTGTCGCGTCATCCCTGTATTGCCGCCGGGGGCGAGCTGGACGCGCTGCCCCGTCTGGTTGCCCAAGCGTTGTCACCGTTTCCGCAAGCCGCGCAAGACCTGCCTGCACAGACCAGGGCGCAGTTGGCAGCCAGTTACCGGCAACGTGTGGCGCTGTCGGTGCCGCAGCACGCGCAGTTGCGCTACATCACCGACAAGCGGCTGGACAACTTTGAACTGATCGGCTTGATCAAGCAGCTCTTTCCCTCCGCGAGGATCGTACACACACGCCGCCATCCCCTGGACAACGGGCTGTCGATCTTCATGCAGCAACTCAATCCGCACCGATTCGGCTATGCAGGCAGACTGGACGACATCGGGCATTTCTATGGCGCATCTACGCAATTGATGCAGCACTGGCTGTCGCTGTATCCGGACAGCATCCACAGCTTCGACTACGACGCCTTCGTTGCCGCGCCGGAGCCTACGCTGCGGGCGCTGCTCGATTTCCTGAAGCTGCCGTGGGAGCCGCAGTGCCTGGAGTTCCACCGCGCGCGCAACGCGGTCAGAACCGCCAGCTACTGGCAGGTGCGCCGCCCGTTGCATGCCGAGGCATCGGGCCGCTGGCGCGCGTACGCCGCCCAGCTCGGGCCGCTGCGGCAGGCACTGGCAGCAGCGGGCGTGGCGATCGACGACTGA